A stretch of Ischnura elegans chromosome 4, ioIscEleg1.1, whole genome shotgun sequence DNA encodes these proteins:
- the LOC124157304 gene encoding uncharacterized protein LOC124157304 translates to MRPRVDTRDFVKGPLLIWKKIISDGSTKSTRSSAEMLFAFSTGIGSKSPCSATDDLALQVLMCSTSSDFNKVLRSLECAPTMSETTTEVVEELSPTPVTLPTAAWPKWTISNLPGLLPFLPKVPGHKESIGILQQLSPKVIKSECILTRRFWTLSSSKIVTPQPKDSITTTPSRVQTIRNGTTVPTTNTTQQTSSIMKKQDALFILSMIASAMLKLSMVRGLQGMLPKSMRPSKNWLRREFLTNIAVYSGLIVLVVEGSGCLFGLLAGAMPPGLIFMISALVIMMVIAVMTIGHDPNSETHALLSPSSSPSATSQRICRRR, encoded by the exons ATGCGCCCGCGAGTCGACACTCGCGATTTCGTCAAAGGCCCTCTGCTCATCTGGAAGAAAATAATATCGGACGGGTCGACGAAAAGCACCCGCTCGTCCGCCGAAATGTTATTCGCCTTCTCGACCGGAATCGGTAGCAAATCTCCGTGCAGTGCTACAGACGATTTGGCTCTCCAAGTGCTTATGTGCTCCACGTCTTCTGACTTCAACAAGGTGCTTCGTTCCCTAGAG TGTGCACCAACAATGAGTGAGACAACCACAGAAGTGGTGGAGGAGCTCTCCCCAACTCCAGTAACCCTTCCAACGGCAGCATGGCCAAAGTGGACCATAAGCAATCTTCCAGGACTTCTCCCTTTCTTACCCAAAG TGCCTGGACACAAGGAATCTATAGGAATTCTGCAGCAACTATCCCCAAAAGTCATAAAGTCAGAATGTATCCTTACGAGAAGATTTTGGACTTTGTCATCTTCAAAGATTGTGACACCTCAACCAAAGGACTCCATTACCACCACCCCATCAAGAGTGCAGACCATCAGAAATGGAACAACTGTCCCGACTACAAACACAACACAACAGACATCAAGTATAATGAAGAAACAAGATGCCCTCTTTATACTATCCATGATTGCATCAGCCATGCTGAAGCTTTCAATGGTCAGAGGACTGCAAGGCATGCTGCCGAAATCAATGAGGCCATCAAAAAATTGGCTGAGGAGGGAATTTCTCACAAATATTGCAGTGTACTCTGGATTAATAGTTCTTGTGGTTGAGGGATCTGGGTGCTTGTTTGGACTGTTAGCTGGGGCAATGCCTCCAGGATTAATTTTTATGATCAGTGCTTTGGTAATAATGATGGTTATAGCAGTAATGACGATTGGTCATGATCCCAATTCCGAAACTCATGCTCTTTTGTCTCCATCTTCATCACCTTCTGCCACCTCTCAGAGGATCTGCAGGCGAAGGTGA